In Cystobacter ferrugineus, the following are encoded in one genomic region:
- a CDS encoding nucleotidyl transferase AbiEii/AbiGii toxin family protein, with amino-acid sequence MPEAFLQLESQDRRDALEVVANKSVRPVHLLEKDVWVVWALNVMFSAHLGQHLVFKGGTSLSKAYGAIRRFSEDVDLTYDIRTIAPDLTGDQTNPLPSSGSQQKKWTKEIRERLKQWVGNTALHTISAAISAERVPATVAVKPDDHSAIQISYQSVSEGSGYVGPVVLLEFGARSTGEPSEERLVQCDAASYLPELEFPTAKPRVMRVERTFWEKATAIHVMCSGAKIRTDRFSRHWYDLVQLDKTGHAASALADRPLALQVAEHKSWFFEEKVDGKPIDYKATVTGGLRLVPEGAVLEALRDDYQKMVNDGLLLDAAEPFETLLEQCRQLQDRANAAAQT; translated from the coding sequence ATGCCTGAGGCATTCCTGCAGCTTGAGTCGCAAGACCGTCGGGATGCTCTTGAGGTCGTAGCAAATAAGTCTGTGCGCCCTGTCCACCTGCTTGAGAAGGACGTCTGGGTCGTCTGGGCCTTGAACGTGATGTTCTCCGCGCACCTTGGGCAGCATCTCGTCTTTAAGGGCGGGACCTCACTGTCTAAGGCCTACGGCGCCATCCGCCGCTTCTCTGAAGATGTGGACCTCACCTATGACATTCGGACGATTGCTCCCGACTTGACAGGCGACCAGACGAATCCGCTGCCAAGCTCCGGAAGCCAACAGAAGAAGTGGACGAAGGAAATCAGGGAGCGTCTGAAGCAGTGGGTCGGGAACACGGCCTTGCACACTATCAGCGCGGCGATTAGCGCGGAGCGCGTGCCAGCGACGGTAGCAGTTAAGCCGGATGACCACTCTGCCATCCAGATTTCGTACCAGAGCGTCTCAGAAGGCTCGGGCTATGTTGGCCCTGTCGTGCTGCTGGAGTTTGGTGCGCGCTCAACGGGCGAGCCCTCCGAAGAGCGGTTGGTGCAGTGTGATGCAGCATCGTACTTGCCTGAGCTTGAGTTCCCTACGGCCAAACCCCGCGTCATGCGGGTCGAACGGACCTTCTGGGAGAAGGCAACCGCCATCCACGTGATGTGTTCGGGCGCCAAAATTCGAACGGACCGTTTCTCGCGGCACTGGTACGACTTGGTCCAACTCGACAAGACCGGACATGCTGCCTCAGCGCTAGCGGACAGGCCTCTCGCACTTCAAGTGGCTGAGCACAAGAGTTGGTTCTTCGAGGAGAAGGTGGACGGGAAGCCCATCGATTACAAGGCAACCGTCACTGGCGGGCTCCGGTTGGTGCCAGAGGGCGCTGTCCTAGAGGCGCTCAGGGATGACTACCAGAAGATGGTCAACGATGGGCTTCTGCTCGACGCAGCCGAGCCCTTCGAAACGCTCCTTGAGCAGTGTCGCCAGCTCCAAGACCGCGCGAATGCTGCAGCCCAGACCTAA